The Lycium ferocissimum isolate CSIRO_LF1 chromosome 8, AGI_CSIRO_Lferr_CH_V1, whole genome shotgun sequence DNA segment TGCTTCCTGCCAACCAGGGTGCGTGGCAGCTTGACTATAAGAACTAGGCTCATGAATGTGAGGAATAGAATTAATGAGCTGTTGATTAGATTGAGATAGTGCAGTGAAAGAAAACTGGGTAGGAGAAACAGAGGACAGAAAACAGGGAGTGGAGACATCAGTCAAATGGACTGCACCACAAACATAGTCAGTTAGGTAATTAGGAGTTTTGTGAGCCCGGAGTGACTGGCGCAAAGCAGTGGTAAAATTGTTAGGTAGAGGAGTAAAGggagaaggaacggagaattaGAGAGAGACGAAACAGGGGATTGATCAGGTAAAGGAATAGGAGAGTTAGGAACATCACGATAAGAGGAAGAATCAGAGGGAGTAGAAGATGAAGCAAGGGAGTTAGGTGAAGGAGGAGTTGGGCGAGAAACTATAGAAGGATCAGAAGATAAGTAGGGATCAGTAGGTGAGGAAGGAAACATAGAAGAATGAGTATGCTTTAAGTAAGAGAAAGGAAATATATAATCATGGAAAATAACATCTCGAGAAATGAATATATGCCTAGTCTGTAGGTTCAAAAGTTTGTACCCTTTTTCGCCAAATGGGTATCCAAGGAACACACAAGCAACCGCCCGAGGATCCAGTTTACCTCTGTGATTAGGAAGGGTAGATGCATAACATAAGCACCCAAAGCAGCGAAGAAATGAATAGTCAGGAATTTTGTGAAAGAGAAGCTCAAATGGGGTCTTAAAATGCAACAGTTTAGTGGGGTATCCGTTAATCAAAAATGTTGTTGTAAGGAGACACTCACCCCAATAACTAATGGGAAGGTGAGACTAAAATAAAAGGGCTCGACAAACTTCTAGTAAATGCTTATATTTGCGCTCCACGACGCCATTTTGTTGAGGAGTGTCAACATAACTGGTCTGGTGGATAATACCTTTAGACAAAAAATAAGAAGAGGATGCAATGCTGGAACCAAGTTCCAGAGCATTGTCAGACCTCACGATTTTGATTTTAGTGTCAAACTGCCTTTCAACCATagaaataaaagattgaagaataGTGAAAGCATTTCCCTTTGAACTTAAGTCCAAGTACCCCGGCTAAAATCATCTACAATAGTAAGGAAGTATTTAAAACTGTCATGTGTAGGAGTCTTATAGGGACCCCATGTGTCAATGTGAATGAGCTCAAAAATATGGGAAGTAGAGATAGTactagaagaaaaaggtaatttGTGTTGTCTGGCTAGGGGACAAATATCACAGGGAACTGAATCTTTATTAACAACAGCTTGTAGTAAGCAAGTAATGCTCCTCATGCTAGATATGGGCATGTGCCCCAGTCTAATATgccatacattgtgatgtgaatcCACTGAACTAGACAAAGATTGAATAGAAATACAACCTTTAGAACTAGATGCTGAATGACAAGGAATACAAGTAACAGAATTAGGAGTAGAGCTAGACAAAGAAGCTGAAACAGTGGAGCATTGTCCAGATGATGGATGAGTAGACTGAAGGATGTATAAACCATTCTGAATTCTACCAAGAGCCAGAGGCCTCTTCAGTGAAAGGCCCTGCAAAGAACACATGAAAGCCGAAAAAATAAGATCACTACCAAATTGAGAACAAAACTTGTGAACAGATAACAAGTTAGATTTAAACGAAGGCACATAAAGGACTTTATCAAAGGTAAGATCAGTGCCTGAGTGTGTGActttgattttaaaagagttggGCAGGTTTACTGTTAGAGTATGAGCCAAAGGTTTGAGATTAGAAAGAATGGATCTGTCAAATGTCATGTGCTCAGAGGCACCTGAGTCAAGTATCCAAGAACGAGATATGGAGAGATTAGGAAGTAGAACAGGTAAAAAAGGGGAGATACCAACACAATTGGTAGTAACGTTGACCTCTAAACTTGAAACAGTCTGCTGTCCAAGTTTAACTTGTTGTAGCATGTCCATCAGCTGAGAATATTGCTTTAGACTGAGTCCCATAGTGTTAGAAGAAGAAACTTGAGTTTGAGTGCCTTTTGTGCTGGGGAAATCAACAACCTGATTACCATATCCAATGTAGTAGTTGTCTGCAGTAGAAACAGAGTTACCCTGAACCATGTGTTGGTTCTGAAAATTCCCAAGCCTATTGTTATTGAACTTAGAATGTGGCGGATAACCATGTAGTTTATAACACTTCTCTATGGTATGAGTTGATCCAGGTTTCTTGCAGAAAGTGCAATTATACGAGTTCGAATTCCCAACATTTGAATTAAAATTCCTCTTATTATCTTCATATGGTCTAGGCGGTCCTGGTCTATTATTACCATTTCCACCATTTTGATTAAAAATCGAATTCCCTGAATATTGTGGTTTCCTGTGTGCAGATGCAGTAAAAGAAGCTGACTCCATAGGAGAAGAAGCCACATGTTGAATGGATCTCTATCTCTCCTCTTAAAGGAGTAAACAATACACTTTGTCAATATTAGGAgctgggctcatcatcataatgtTGCCACGAGAAGCAGTGTAAGTATCGTTAAGTCCCATCAGAAATTGAACAAGTTTTTGCCTATTCTCAAGGGCTTTGTTCTTTTCCTTGGCTTCACATTTACAATCAACACAAGTACATGGAACCCTTGCATCTAGGGCTTCAATCTCATCCCAAACAGCCTTCATGTTATTGAAGTGTGTAGCAATATTATTCGAACCTTAGACAGTTTCTAACAATTTCTTTTGTAAAGCAAATAATTGTGCAACATCATATTGTCCATACCTATCTTCAAGTGTTCTCCACAAATCTCGAGCAGATTTAGAATGAAGAACACTAGATGTGATCTCCTTAGTCAATGAATTCAATAACCAAGCCATCACCATATCATTGCATCGCACCCACAAATCCAGGTAAGCTGAGGCATCGCTTGGTCTTACTATCATTCCATTGATAAAACCCAATTTATTCTTAGCCGATAATGAAATTAACATCGATTTTCTCCAATCTACATATCCAGTTCCATCAAATGGTGAGAACACCAAAACCACTCCAGGATTATTTGAAGGACTCAAGTAAAGAGTATGTGAGCTTTCAACCACAGTTTGCTTGGCAACAAATATGCTATTGTCAGCCATTAGAGACAAGAAATAACAAAACAGactcaaaagagaagaaattttgTTGAATCGCAACTGAGAGAAACAACGATTTCTTCCAATAACTTGAAGAAATCCACAAAACAATACGAACAAAATGAGGAAATTTAGAGTAGAATCCAAACAAAAATGAGGAAATTCAGAGTAGAGTCTGAACCAAATGAAGGAATCCgaacaaaaatgaagaaattcaGAGTAGAATCGAGTacacaagctctgataccatgttaattTTCATGAACAGGAACGAAATTAAACTATATTTTGTATTGCTCAACTAAGAAATGTAACCGCGTACATGTTTATATACAGGAGAAAATGGAAAATATCTACCTATATGCTCTAACCGACCCAAGTGGGCCTAACCGACTTTTGTGGTATGTTAAATTACAAAATTGCCACCGGAAGCTTCTAGGTTACAGCTGTACATTAGTAATAGAATTATGGCATGACACTTCCTTATTCTTTAATTTCAACATCACTGCAAGTCCCTCTGAACTGTGATTAGGAGCAGGTGAAGGGTCATTGTCAACACTATCATTGTAAATAATccctcaagagaaataaaagaattatcttctcttctctctctatctgtattattcttcttcttctagttttattattttataccagtattattattattattattattattattattattattattattattcattagCGCCGTCTTTTAAGTTTCTGTATGTGATCTGTCATTCTCCTCATGCATACAAAAGTCAGTTTGGAATCTCCTCACTCTTACAAGTTACAATGCGAACACCATTAATCAGAATACTGCTGCCAATCAATTGATTAATTCCACtactaatttaaaataattttactaATTGACCTTAGCTTGTGTTTTAAATGATCCAACTTAAGATTTCATTTGATTAATGCCTAGAATGATCCTCAAAACCGTCTTTTGATTCGTCGGCTTTTGTCATTATTTTAATCCAAATACAGACCACAATAGAATCTACTAATATTATACGCATTATGTATTATTTAATGGTTTGAGTCTTCGACCCTATAGTTCCACACTTCCACTTCCACTTGATATATGCTGTCTTACATTAATTAATAGTAGCAACAAATTAAGGTGGCAAAGTTCTCAGACCTTAATGTTTTTCCAGCTTCCACGTGAACGACAGTTTACAAGCACTAGCgaagaatatttttattatgataGTCACTCTTTTGTTAGGATtattcaattaatcaaactaTATACTACTAGTGTTAAGCAACATACATTGCGATTAGGATGTAAAAAAGTGTAATATCTTTAATGTACACTGAACCAGCTGAACTGTGTGCATTTCACCTTTGTGAATTTCCTTAAAATGTATGAGGACCCCTTTTCATCCttcgagagaaaaaaaaatctataggATTTAAAATATCAGAGTTCTATATGTTACGGTAAATAATGATACTTATTATTAGCAATTGTTCTATTATTTCTTTAAGGAACAAAAGAGTACATATGATTTTACCATCTCCaatgaaaatatttatttgatattttgaaggCGACACATCTAATTTTGTGGTAAATTCGATGTTAGTAATGTCTAATTAGTGAACTAACAGATTTGTCAAATTATGAAAGATATGTCGAACATCTATTTCACATTTTGTAGAAGATCatgcacaaaaaataaatattgatgAATACATTTTGTTTTATCTCCTTCAGTATATTCTCTTTTCAGTTGAGCTATGCAAGCAGCATTGTCTTCATACATAAATATTACTATTGCAATCTTCGTCATAGTTACTTAATGTGTTGTCATTGATCTCAATCATATATAGTCTCAGCTAGCTTCATATATGGCTATTATCTTTGTGTGATTTAAAGATGTAGCAATTATAGTTTGTTTTATTGAACGTCATCATATGATAGTACCTCAGAAGTAAATATTGAGGTAGTAACACAGAAGGTCATCCAACTATATGTAATGCTCTCAAAgtcatgtttctttcttttgtgaCAATAAGGTCACTTtactttctctatatatatcACATTAAAAATCACCCAATTAATATTTGGCCAacaaaatatgacatgatatttAATTTAGTCCACATggacttttttcattttcttttctcagTCCACACATGGCAATAAGACTTGACTAACCCAAACCTATAACCCAAATTAATCCTTATTAACCCTATTCGGTTGGACAAAACTCTCACCAAAAATTCAGAACTTGAAAACTACTTGTGTATTGAAGTCAAAAGCTATGAAATCTCAAAGAAACTGGTTTATCTCTTCCCCACAGGcattattttttgcaaaaatggaCCACTAGGTCAATGGTGTTGCACGGAACATTAGGGAAAACTAGGATGCTCTTATTCTGATTAATTATTAGTGTTGTCAATATATGATAGGAGTACGATTTATGGGTCAGAAAGAAGGATCAAACTTCAAGAACTATATTTACTTAATGTCGGTAAAAAAATCCTTATGGACtcgcttgaaaaaaaaaaaaaaaagactgacACGATTTTAATAAAATGATGGGCCAATTTTTTCCAGAGAGAGTGAAATCCTATTTTAATTTAGAGAGAATAGTGTTAATAAGAGTCAATTTAAGTTTGGGTCGGGTCGGATTGGATCTTATTACCATGTAGACTGAGGAAAAAAAATCTATGTGAACTAAATTAAATGTCATGGATTCATGTATTTGAGGAGTTGGCAGTTGCTGTCTTTTCTCTTCGCAAGTTTGCAACTTGAGAGGAGTTGACCCAgtgttcatttttttcttttttcttttgattttgatttgggGGACTGCTACTTCAAAGATATGATTGGCTGGGACGTGCCCAActaactataaacaataatgtTACCGATATTATATTCAGTGTTTAATACACACTTTGGGGTCAATATCCAGAGGATACATGCCGAGAAGTTTGAAGGTAAAACATTCCTTACCAAAAGCGACTCTATTCTCAAGGCTCGTATTTAAACCATTTGATTAAGAGTGAAGAGTACTTATCGTTTCATGACTTTAATGTTTTGCTGACATTAGTGACTGAATTATGTGTGCTAAAATAATTTGCTTTCAGTAAATCTCTTTTTAACtgaaatattataattaaattattctttttttgacTGATGAAATATTTGCTTGGGAGAAAAAAATTCCTACAAAGAGAAGTTACCCCACATGGCAAATGTGGCTATTAATCGGAAGGGACATAAAATTTTACTCTGGTACTACTACCAAAAGGCGGACTCAATTTAAAAAGACACGAAATCCTTCTTCTGGAATTTGACTTGTGTGATAAAGGTTAATAATTAATTGACATTCCAAAATGGCAACTTGAACCTCAAATACTCAAACTATATTTATTAGCAACTTGGACCTCAAATACTCAAGCTATATTTATTATACAAAAATAGAATGGAGGAGGTTCATAATAtgagtttaaattttaatatataatgTCGGTCCAGTGTAAAGCTTTTTGACTGATTGGACATGAAATTTTATAAAGACTTTGAAACTTACGATTtcaaatatgctaagtataATATTATGTGGatataaaatcatgtcattaaTGGTAAAAACTGAAACAAAGCAACTAAATAAATGGCAACACTGCATTTGCATAGAGTAAACCCTCAATGATCTACAGAgcgaaaggaaaaatatttatttgcatTGCTGTGACAGATATAGAAAGAGACAATGAGACAAATACCTGATTCTAGGAGAGGTGGAATCCTCATAATATTAATAATCCATGAACGCCGTCATTTTACGTTTTGTATATGACCTGTCATTCTCCTTATATGCTTACAAAACTCAGTTTGGAATCTCCTCACTATTAATCAAAAGACtgctaattaattaattccacCACGTTACTAATTTAAAATACTTGTAATAATTGACCTTAGCTTGTGTTTTAGATTATCCCACTCAAGAGGCCGTTTTATTAATGACCAGAATGATCCTCGAAACCGTCTTTTTTGATTCGTCGGCGTATTCTATTAATTTAATCCAACTAGGACATTTGGACATAAACCAAATACAGAACACAACAGTATCTATTAATATTATACGTACTTTGTATTATTTAATGGTTTGACTCTATAGTTCCACTTGCTGTCTTTTCATTAGTTAATACAGTAACAACAAATTACGGTGTCAAAGTTCTTGGACCTTAATGTTTTTCCAGCTTCCACGTGAACGACAGTTAACGAGTAATCGTGAAGAATTTGTTTTATTATAACAGTCACTCTTTTGCTAAGATAATATAGTTACGCTGAATCAGCTGAACTGTGTGCATTTCACCTTGTGAATTTCCTCAGTCATGTATGAGGACAGCTTTTCATCcttcccaaaaaataaaagagaatttcGGTATATAAACAAATGATTCAGGATATATCAAAGTTTATGGGGCAATCATCTACCAAATCTGGATAGCTAGGAATCATAAAATTTTCAAGGGGAAGGCTTGAATAGTAGTTTTGCTCAAAGTGTAATTAAGGAGAGAGTAGACATGTTTAGATACTCGAAGAGAGGTAGGAAATGTGCCTATTTGATACAGTCCTTTTGTAGTTAAGTTTTCTCCTTGGAGGCTCACTAGATCTTGGCACCCTTCCTGGAAGGTGGTCGATCGAGTCTAATGGGTgctcttttttttgtttgtggtAATATTTCAAAGTTTactataaaaaaagaaattttataaGTTATGGTAATAATGATGCTTGTTATTAATTAGGCATTATTCTATTATCTTGTTTTATGGGATTTTCCTAGTTTACTCGTAGTCGTTGGTTAAggctaaataaaaaaaattggaagattTAGTATTAGAAGCGTAGCATTTGCCCTGTAATTTTGTGTACTAAAGCATGAGACTGTTCTTCATAAACAGACGAAAGCAGAAAGCTGTAATATGATCGGTTTTCTAAAGCCACACTTGAAGAAGTTTAACTACTTGGGGCAGCGGTAGCCACATAGACTGAATGTGAAGTGTGGTCAGTTGAATTATGTTCATAATATAAGaatttatattgtatatataggttaaaagttaatttttataaatatgtatatcaAACTTTAAAAACTTTTAACGAAATTCCTGATTTCGCCATCGACTTGAGTAGCCATTGCAATCATTATGAGCAAACCCTCTTCAATAATAAATGGATTAATGAGCTTGGGCAGTAaggataaaatcataaaattagtTAGTTGAGCTGCTTTGGAAAATAAGGGCATATATGAAAAGTTTGGGTAATGGTAAAAGTTCTTTGGTTAACAATTTCTACCAGATGATGACATAGTTTAGTTAACATTCCCTCTTAAAATAAGAGTCACCGCAACAAAAATCACGcctattaagaaattaataaatataatgtggAGTTCACTAAACTACTCCAATTTACATTTGTTTTTTGAGAATTGAGCAATACTCCTAGTATTAAAGGGGACTAGTCCTTTAATGCTAAGGACATAGTAAGAAACACCTATCAATTTTTATCTTGAATTCCTAATATGAGACTTATTTTGggccaaatatttttctctaaGGTGACTTATTTTGGAACGGATCGGAGTGAGTATAGAGTAGGTATAAATTGAGCATTTTTGTTATTGAAAATACTTGGGGTATAAAAACACTGCATTTGCATGGAATAAACCGTCTCCACAGCCAAAAGTAACATAAAATTAGTGTATTTGCTATGAGAATATAGCAGAAGACAAATGAGACAAAACCCAAATTCCGGAATCTGTATGGTGGCTGACTTTCTATTTTTGCCTACAAAAAGTTGGGTGGAATCTCTCCCTCTTACAACCGCAGATATTTAGTCAAAAGACTTGTAGTCAAAAGTATGCATATACTACAAACTATCACCCACCACTTTTTAATGAACTAAATGATTCAacttttaatgaaaatattttaaaggaCTTTCTTCATAGATTATGTTCCGACTACCCACTGAAAACGTCCCGCTTTTTAATCCATACGGTGATATTCAACCATCCTTTTCAATTTATCGGCATATGCTATTATTTTAAGGCAATACATCGACAATCCTTATGATTCGACTCTATAGGTCATGTTGATGCTAATTCACATCAATCCAATGGAAAACAGGGAGTGCTAATTCACATCAATCCAAAAGGGGTCATATATAAAGCACTCTCTATGTAACATTAGcattaaagttttcattatCAAATCCATAAGGATTCTAAaacatattaataaaat contains these protein-coding regions:
- the LOC132068369 gene encoding uncharacterized protein LOC132068369, which codes for MESASFTASAHRKPQYSGNSIFNQNGGNGNNRPGPPRPYEDNKRNFNSNVGNSNSYNCTFCKKPGSTHTIEKCYKLHGYPPHSKFNNNRLGNFQNQHMVQGNSVSTADNYYIGYGNQVVDFPSTKGTQTQVSSSNTMGLSLKQYSQLMDMLQQVKLGQQTVSSLEVNVTTNCVGPFTEEASGSW